In Silurus meridionalis isolate SWU-2019-XX chromosome 7, ASM1480568v1, whole genome shotgun sequence, the genomic stretch ACAAAGCACTGGTAAATGACGCGCAGGTTCTGCTTCCAGTTCTCCACTTTGAAGCCGTTCACGTGGGAGCAGCCTGCCGGACCCATGGCTGCGCAATCGCATCCGAGACGCGTCGCAGATTCAGCGACAGGAGCCGCGTTCCGCCGACCGACACCGACCGATTATTATCCAGCGATTGTTCCGTTTCGGCAGGCTCTGCAGGCAGCCGCGGCGCTGCTCCGGACGCGTGCCTCACTCATACGGCAGAGCTCCGCGAGATGTAAGCCTTATTCCTGGAAGGTCCTCGGCATCTGCTCGCTTCCGCCGCGGTGTGGTTTTAATCCCGGAGCCACTTTAAACCTGCCGTTTTTCCAAGTCGGATGTTTTAATGGACGGCACTGGAATTCAAGTGAACACCGTGGGCGACACAAACCTCACGGTGCCGCCGCCTGATTGGTGGATGGCACATTTCGTGCGTCTTCCATTGGTTGAGGGTTGTGTCATTTGTGTCTCAGGCCCCGCCTTTACTTAATAATGAAGCGGCCTAATTGGCAGCGCGGGCTGCTCTTCAAATGCACGATCATGTTACTCCCACCCCCCTCTCTGCCGGAAGCTCCGGTGTTGGTTCGGTACAGCGGAGGGACAGTGTGTGGGCCCAGGGCATGTTCCGGCCGCTTTTCCCTCAAACAAGgggaaacttttattttaatgttcacatcaataattcatgttttttttacaattacacCTAGTTGACTTCGCCATGTTACTGACGTCATTTCCGTCACTACGCTCCCTTTCACCAtcgatgtatgtatgtatattatatataatgacaATATATATTAGcacaaaaatttatatatatatatatatacacacacacatacacgtattgaagcaattaaacataaaatagtAAACTTCTTAGCATAATAAAGTTTCAGCTCTTGTGGGAATCGTTCACACACATtcttgtccatgaatatgtactaAATTATTTCCAGTAGTCTGCCTAtgttgtagcgattggccaggcagagggactgagctgagaaggatgtgctacaagttccATCTGCAGTGAAGGATGCATATGGAAGTGTgttgacagggtggagagaggagttgtggtattgtatgaggaggttaggtgtgtcagagaagtatgtgaaggtggtgcaggacatgtatgaggacagtgtgacaaaaGTGGTGTGCCaatgtggaggttggactgcatcaacgatcggctctgagccctttcctgtttgcagtggtgatggacagattgatggacgaggtcagacaggagtctctgtggactatgatgtttgtggatgatattgtgatttgtggtgagagtagtgagcaggtggagaagagcctggagaggtggaggtatgcactggagagaaggggaatgaaagtcagtaggagtaagacagagtacatgtgtgtgaatgagagggagggcagtggagtggtgcggttgcagggagaagaggtggagaaggtggaggagttcaggtacctggggtcaacagtgcaatgtaatagagagtgtgttaaagaagtgaagaaaagagtgcaggcagggtggagtgggtggagaagagtgacaggagtaatttgtgatagaagagtatctgtgagagtgaaagggaaagtttataggactgtggtgagacctgagatgttgtatggattagagacagtggcattgagtaaaagacaggaggtggagctggaggtagcagagctgaagatgttgaggttttcgttgggagtgacgacgatggacaggattagaaatgagtttattagagggacagcgcatgtaggacgttttggagacaagatgagggaggtgaaaatgagatggtttggacatgtgcagaggagggacatgggggaTATCAGTTGGTTTTAaaaggaggcagatgtagaggacgacAAGAGCCCTTTACAGTCAGGATTGGTGGGAACCCTTTAGCCTGAAATCcatgttgctttaaccaatcagattacgAATTTGCCACAgcatctagcaggcgtacaattATGTCAGCATGTTCAGGTTTGGTTGGATGGTCAGAAAACGCACTGGTCAGAACTCACAAACTATACAACATTATTCATATATCCTACCTAGAAGAAATATATGCACACGtttcactgaaaaaagaatCCATTTTCAGTAAATGAATTAGAATTGTGTATTAGAATGAAGACATCTACAGACAAGCGTTTCGAACAAAGAAGTCCAGTCATTTTATTGTTTCGGTCATAAATGCAGCTGTGGTTTTGCACTTCAatattgataaataaaacactgacaaaACAGGATTGGTGTGTATGGGAGcgctgtgaaagaaaaaaaatatataattgcagACATTTTAGGATTTCCTCTGATATAGTCCATACTCAATTGGCTGATATTCGTCCTGATGATGGGTCTTCAGCATTGCAGGGGTCCACGTTTGTGGCAGAGGCCTCAGGAGTAGGATGATGTCTTGCTGCCAACATCGTCTTCTTGTGTTCCCATACtctgaagaaaataaaagggAATTTAAGACAAGTGTTCTGGACTGAGTAGGGAACATAAGTAGTATTGTCCTGTCAGGATAAGACACGAACATCAGgcgtaaaaaaatatatatatataaaagaaaaagtttaaatgACAGAAATCTGTGTACCTTTTGTACAAACTGCGGATTGACTGTGATCTCCTGATCCATGGCCTTTAGTTTCTCATCCAGTTCTATACACTTCAGCATCTGGAGTGATGAGCAAATAACGAGAATATGTAAGAAACTTCGACATGACCTGAAAGCAGACCGAGTCGGTGTGGATCGGCAAAGTCGTCTGTGTGGGTtcagtatataatatttaagcaCGGACGGTCAGAATCTCGATTtaagaaacaggaataacaaaatgaaaattctCCAAACACAAAGGCTGGAATTGAAGAACACATATTACAGATATTTGACCTTGCTGTCACCTTGATCCTGCTTGTATCAATTCTAAAATCTATTCATCCGTTCATCTGCTGGTTACAAAAGATAAAACCAATATAACCTTCAAGGCATGAAAACTAATCAGTATCTTGGCACTGTTGAACTAGAAGATAAGAACTAATGAAGAGCATCGAATAAGATGTAAGTAAAATACACGGCTAAAAGGTTATTACAACTATAAAgattctaaatataatttatattattatataataattaaagatTATTCTGTAGCATCTAAAATGTCTTATTAATTCCACCTATTGTCCATTATAAAGTGTCATTCTCATACTGTACCATCACCTCTAACACCTGTATGTCATTAGTGTCGTGtcgtgtagtgttgtgtgtgtgtgtgtgtgtgggtgggtgtgtgtgtgtgtgacattgcCCCCTTTTCCTCTTCAGCCAGGCAGCAGACTACTcaaagctttacacatttattacacaccTCTTGGTCAATTTTGTGGAGCATTGCAGggttgttgtatttttcaggGTTGTCATGGAAACAGACCATGCCATCTTTCTGGTTGATACTGGCATAAATCTCTCCATCTTCAATCTGTGAGGAACAGAAGATCAGTTCAGGAGAGAACGCCCACAAGCTTAGCATGAAATAAAGTGAATAGTAATAAACAGAGAATCTTCCCAACATCTAAGTACATAATGTTACAGAAGCACTCAATCAGAATCCCAAAAGAAATCCTGACAATTCAGGGACTTGAGGGAAACCTATAAAGTGTAGCTCAATTCACCCTGACGTCCAACTGCGTCTGTCAGAGCACAACATGGAGACTCCAGGCTTGGCTGGATGAAGATGCCCCTAGTGGCTACTTGAACTAGTTGAAAGATCACAGTGACTGAAGGAACCCCTTGGTCTTGGTGCTGATGGATcaatctggttttttttttgtgctaacTTTAGGAAAGTTCACTGTCAGAATGTGAACCATCTCACACACTAATGGACTGCTTGGTTGGTGTGGTTGGTTAGGTCTTCCATTATTCAATACTGGATTTAAAGATGGGGTATTAGCAGACTCTAATATCCCAAGAAAAAACAGGTTTTGTTAAACTGTTTGTGTATGGTGGTGCTTTATACTTTGTCTAGAGgtcgatagttgattgctggaactatcggcaaaaaaattaaattaattaaataaataaaaattaaaaaccctTCCATCTTATGGTCCGCTGTCATGaggagagcggcctctagaggcgaatcactgacaccacgtacACGTACATGTGAGCATGTTATAGGGCGCAAAGTATGGGATTATACAGTTATAGGGCGCAGTGTATGGGATTATACAGTTATAGGGCGCAAAGTATGGGACTATACAGTTATAGGGCGCAAAGTATGGGATTATACAGTTATAGGGTGCAGTGTATGGGATTATACAGTTATAGGGTGCAGTGTATGGGATTATACAGTTATAGGGCACAGTGTATGGGATTATACAGTTATAGGGCGCAAAGTATGGGATTATACAGTTATAGGGCGCAGTGTATGGGATTATACAGTTATAGGGTGCAGTGTATGGGATTATACAGTTATAAGGTGCAGTGTATGGGATTATACAGTTATAAGGCACAGTGTATGGGATTATACAGTTATAAGGCACAGTGTATGGGATTATACAGTTATAGGGCACAGTGTATGGGATTATACAGTTATAGGGCACAGTGTATGGGATTATACAGTTATAGGGCACAGTGTATGGGATTATACAGTTATAGGGCGCAGTGTATGGGATTATACATTGACAGGGCACAGTGTATGGGATTATACAGTTATAGGGCGCAGTGTATGGGATTATAGTTATAGGGCACAGTGTATGGGATTATACATTGACAGGGCACAGTGTATGGGATATAAAGTGTATGGGATTATATAGTAATCGAACGCAGTGTATGGGATTACACAGTGATGGGGATGCAGTGTATGAGATTATACAGTGATGGGTATGCAGTGTATGAGATTACACAGTGATGGGGATGCAGTGTATGAGATTACACAGTGACAGGACGCAGTGTATGGGATTATACAGTAATGGAACACAGTGTATGGGATTATACAGTGAAGGGGATACCGTGTATGGGATTAGTACCATATCCTAAAATATTTCACAGATCAAGATGTAAATGTCGGGAAATTAAAGCTGAAATTCTAATCTCTTGCTTCACATTTATCtttgagaaaaagacagaaaagaaaaagatttggcCTTGCTCTTTTAATACCCCTGCAGTGCTCTGTACATAATTTAATAGCTACACTTACATCAAACAAACTACTTCATGCAAAAGACTGCAACAATCTGGAAAAgcgttaaatattttaaatgatcctATTTGTGTGCAGGATGAGTTCTTCCtctgataaaaaacaaaactctcAAACATCCCTGACCAGAGTTATCAGTGTTCAAGTGGGAACAGTTCACATGGCAACAGATCAACAGATACACCAGGGATTTATCAGTGAAATTTGGAATTCTCCAGTTATAATAAAAGAACTGGATTctgttcaatattttattttaaaacactggaATTCAAATCAATTATCGTAGGATGAGATATTTTTCTATATTGGAAAAACGAATTGTTTTTGTGAAactgttcattgttgaaaatgctctacaaataaatgaatttaattgaattgcaATTATCTTAACACAGACATCATTACTTTCCCAGTGGCATCTACCTCTACATCATTAGGGTTAAAAGCCCTGTTTCTGAAAGATCAAGCTGGGAATCTGAAGCACAATGCAGACCAACAAAAATGTTAGTTTAAATGAGAGATCAGGGAAAGGGAACAAAATATTATCTGAATGTTTGGATATCCAAGTTAGCACAGCTGGATCAATAATCAGAAAATGGAAGCTGCACCACATCATGCAGGCCCTGCCAAGAAAAAGCTGTCCATTAAAACTGTAACACAAAAGGTAATAGTGCACCAGTCAACTATATCAAGAGCCTGTGTGGAGGGAGGCAAAAAGAAGAAGGGGTAAAAGTGCCATTTGAAAGATATCTAGAGCTTGCCAGAACACGTGAGTGACGCAGGTGCAAAGCTGGAGAAGGTTTTTTGGTCAAGACCAAAATACACCATGGTATAcatgaagtatggtggaggcaGAATTATGCAGTGGGGATGTGTCTCATCAGCAGGAACTTAGCATCTTGTATGAACTAAAGAAAGAATGGATGGAGCAAGATATAGGACAATACTGCAAAAGAACCGACTTCATTTCACTACAGAAAAACAGAAGCTTGGGAGAATATTCacttttcaacaggacaatgatcccaagcacaaGGCCAAAGCAACAGGAAAgtgattaagaaaaaaaaagacaaaatgtccCACAGTGGCCCAATCAATGTCCTGAACTCACTCCTATTGAGAACCTGTTAGAAAAGTGCAGTCGACAAGCATCACCCAAACACTCAGAGCAACCTGGAGCAAATCTGCTGAGAAGAATTGGCCAATATTACTTCATCACTGTAGGCAAAGCAGATACATATTACTGTGTGAAAGTTTTTCATTTCTCACAAACTTTCCTCAACACAAAAAATAATGTCACCATGAAATAAGTAATTTAGAGTTCCAGTGTTCGAAAATATAACattgaacaaaataaaacttCAAAGCATCAATTGTGATTCAGTAATGTGAGATAAGTGGTCAGAGGTCAGGAGAGATTTGCATGGCACTGTCAATTATtcaattaggttttttttctggCACATAACCCTGGATTTGCATCATGGATTCTGAGGGGAGCAAGTAACAGTTAATAATCCTGCTCATGATCACATGATCTGACCACTCCACCTGCTCCTGCAGTCATTAATGTAGGCTGTACCAACACAATATTTCTGAACGATCACAGTTTATTGTTTGGTTTTTTAAAGCAAGTTCAGCATTTCCACCACCGTGACTCtgagcaggaaaaaaacagctgaTAAGGCAGCTGTTGTGGTCACGTGGTAAATGAACTGATGAAGGCAGGACACGTGTCGCAGGTGGTCTGTACAGTCACATAACAAACAAACCCGTTCTTTTCCTAAAAGCTTCACATCTGACACCTgaacaaagacaaaaaccatCTGCTCACCTTTGTACCTGCACTTCTGATGCTTAATTAATAGTTCAATAGTTCAAATTCTTTACAGTTGTTTTACTAGAGATATGCAATTTTAtctcattttactttttttatcttgttgaGTGAATTGTGATATGAATGCTGTAATATTAGCTGTAGAATCCACTCTCTATTAGGGAAACCAAATGATTTagtattaggggtgtaacgatacacGTGTTCGTAGCGCAGTTTGTTGCTACAGAGCTTTTCGGTTCGGTACACGTGCCTTTGTTACACTTTAgccttttatttccagcttcaagaatttctcttaaaaggagaaaatcctgacaattccacatattgatagagtgaatgaatgaaggatggaaggaatgaagacatttattattaaagtctgctgcaataaaaacaattaagtaGATcacatctttagaaaatgtcatattaaatgtaaaacacacaaacacacgtgtattacacaaatggggtctaacaaatgtaaactatttaatttaatgttttcatttattcaatcaatataatcaatataataaaaagtgtattgcattaattagattaattctattaaattttttttagatattataataaaatattattgtatatttacccaagcaggcattttatttaaaattgtttaaaaaatgtaaactgttcaaatgttgatgatcacaaataataataattattctataatttaaataataataaactgcattaatgaaaaaaaaattatacattatatgtttCGTGTTTCTTCCCCAATAACTGTACCGAAATCGAACCGAATCGTGACGttaaaaccgaggtacgtatcgaaccgtgaattttgtgtacctttACACCACTACTTAgaataattctttattttaatttattcaggTGTAATTTCACTGAGGAGCCCAGCAGCAGTGCTTGTTATGTAACTACGaggatgatgaaggtggtggtggtggtgtagctGACTCACCATGTGCAGGACGTATTTCTCAGCCTCCTGGGGCCCTGAGAGCTGGACTCGACTCGCCATGTCTTGTAAAGACAACGTCAGGAACGTCTACATCACAGAGAAATCAAACCATTTAAAACCAGAATGCACGTAACTTCACTCGTAACGAACTGTGACACTGTGCTGTAGAAGAACCTTGGTTAGCCTCTGGATGTTCTTCTTGTACAGTGAGGAGAGGCACTGCTTGACCAGGCCCATGTTACTGTCACGTGTGAACGTTTCGCTGTGCTTGTTGACGAGGATGCGCAGCTCAGACGGGTTGTTGGTTGTGTACACTTGGGCCAGCTCGTGGTAAACATTACTGAGGGGCTACAACAACAGAAAGGATATTAAGGAGTTAGCAAACACCCCCAGGTTCATAGAGAACAGAAAAATAAGATAATTATCACTAGAATAACAATGAAAGTGTATAAGCGTCACACGGTGTGTTTCTAAGGCGTAAAGAGTAGGTGTGACTGCACCACTTCATAATATTCACAGGAACAGCTGGTGGCTTCAGCACAGCAGATCAGCTATTGATGATCATCATATTTCCTTCTTTGCTCATTATTTCATCATCCTTACCTTTACCTTATCCAGCTGGGCACAGGGTCGGTCATGACACGCtgccctggagcagagagggttaaggggcaACTTGACTATTAATTCAGAGCTTTAACCACAACACCTAACAATGATCCTTGTTTACTAACCCGGAAACCTACAGCtttgtttgttaaatgttttgatGAGAATTTACAGATCAAATTGAGAAGAAAAATCGTGCAAATACAGAAAAAACCTTATATAACATATGACCTTATATAACATATGACCTTATATAACATATGACCTTATAAACAATATGACCTTATATAACATATGCTACTCGTGCTCCTGAGTGAGTTTTTATTTCCACAAGGGCAACTAAGTGTTCTCTATCGAAAACACATCCTCAAGTCCTCACCTGGGCAGGGAGTAAAAACACTACTGCAGAATCGAAAtgaatgttcattgttaaaagtgctatacaaataaaaaagaattgaatttgaattgaagtaaataaacaaacaaataaataaaaaagaacaagaaatcaACCCAAAACGAACTcatgaaaacaaacacaactttttatttagtgagagaaaaagaaaagttaacTGGGTTTGACCGGTTCATGTGCTGTGGGTCATAACAGAATTGGTTCATAACTTCCACTTCTTCATGCTTCATTTTGTTTCTCAAAAACTGTTTCTGGAAAACGCTTCATATTTTCCAATTTGTATTTCAAaatcagaatttttttaaatgtgcgtGTAAAATTTTGTTCAGTTTGACAAATATGTACAAACAACTTTGCTAAATCAGGTGAAGATCCATGTAGTTGAAGGAACCATAATCATAATCTTTCTTCgtatatcccagcgatgttaggaagcccggagaggggttaagggccatgctcaagggcccaagtgtggcagcttggcaatactggggtttgaacccatgaccttcttaTGATTAACCCACAGTCTTAAGCACTGAGCTACTGAGAAAGTCACTGATAAAAACCAGTctagacaaaaataaatcacatacaTCTACTTACACAATCACAAAGACCTAATTACTTCACCCCCCCCAAAAGCCTTACCTTAATGAAGCGGCCCACGATCTGTGACGTGTATTTGGGTAGCGGCTGCACCTTGCCATGAAGAATGAGAGAGACGAGGATGTACTTCTTATACGCCTCGAGCATGATGTGACTGACAGCCATAGCCGGAGTGGTTATAGCCTAAAGGGGAGAAGAACAAAGTTTGCTCGTGTTTGGGACATCTGACTGTACCCTAAAGCAACACAAAACCTCATCATAAAGCTACTAACCACCTACAACATTCCAATTCTCACTACAGAGTAGGAGGAAAACGtgtctttttctcttccatCATGTGGATAATATCAAATAAACCAGAGATACTTGGTACCTGCTCAAAGAAATACAGTGCTCTTTCGAAGTTCTTCAAACCCGTGTAGATCATGCCTCCGTAATAGTAGTAACACAGAAAGTGCTTTGCATCGTACGCGCCGTTCTCTTTGCAGATGTCCATCA encodes the following:
- the cops3 gene encoding COP9 signalosome complex subunit 3; this encodes MASALEQFVNNVRQLSAQGQMTQLCELINKSGELLAKNLSHLDTVLGALDIQEHSLGVLAVLFVKFSMPNIPDFETLFSQVQLFISTCNGEHIRYATDTFAGLCHQLTNALVERKQPLRGISIIKQAIDKMQMNTNQLTSVHADLCQLCLLAKCFKPAVPFLELDMMDICKENGAYDAKHFLCYYYYGGMIYTGLKNFERALYFFEQAITTPAMAVSHIMLEAYKKYILVSLILHGKVQPLPKYTSQIVGRFIKPLSNVYHELAQVYTTNNPSELRILVNKHSETFTRDSNMGLVKQCLSSLYKKNIQRLTKTFLTLSLQDMASRVQLSGPQEAEKYVLHMIEDGEIYASINQKDGMVCFHDNPEKYNNPAMLHKIDQEMLKCIELDEKLKAMDQEITVNPQFVQKSMGTQEDDVGSKTSSYS